The Mangrovivirga cuniculi genomic sequence GAACTAAATGCAGTGCCATTGACTGGTTTATCGATAAACTCAAAAGCACCAGCTTCCAGTGCATCAAATATCTTTTCGTTAGTTCTTTCCAGTGAACTCAATAAGATCACAGGTACTGGCTGCTTCTTCATAACTTCCTTAACAAGGAATAACCCATCATGAGAAGGCATTACCATATCCGTAATAACAACATCAGGATTAGTTTCAAGCACCTTATTAAGGCCATCAAGACCATTTCTGGCTGTACCGACCACCTTGATCCTTCCATCCGAACGAAGGATGTCGGAGATCAGTATTCTCATCAATCCTGAATCATCGATTACTACGGCCTTTACCATATTATCCGGCTTTTCTCAGAGCTTCCAGTAATTGCTTATTGGTAAAAGGCTTAATGATGTAATCAATTGCTCCAAGTTTCATCCCTGTATTAACTACAGAATCCTGTCCGACAGCACTGATCATGATCACTTTAGCGTTTATACCTTCTTCTTTAAAAACTTTAAGAATATCGGTACCGATCATATCTGGCAATATATTATCCAGCGTGATATAATCAGGTTCGTACTCGAATGCGAAATCGATAGCTTCTTCCCCATTAGAAGCTTCAGCGACTATAGTAAAGCCCTCAGCTTCGAGAACATCTCTGATCACAGTTCTCATATAGAGTGAATCATCGACAATTAAAACGCGTTTAGACATA encodes the following:
- a CDS encoding response regulator, with translation MSKRVLIVDDSLYMRTVIRDVLEAEGFTIVAEASNGEEAIDFAFEYEPDYITLDNILPDMIGTDILKVFKEEGINAKVIMISAVGQDSVVNTGMKLGAIDYIIKPFTNKQLLEALRKAG